A DNA window from bacterium contains the following coding sequences:
- a CDS encoding DUF2182 domain-containing protein, protein MSTAPLGISRRPQIVLWLVALLLAAIGWAVTAIQARGMGSMPGMGGMVGGPSPVLVFLPVWVAMMVAMMFPSVVPMLSLFSTMGRHQRSAGGSAAPTWVFLVGYLAVWSMFGVAAYLLSLVVPAVGMAAPGLRAHSPLVGGFVLVLAGAYQWSPWKGVCLQHCRSPLAFMLQSWRAGYGGAFFMGVSHGAYCVGCCWGLMVVLFAVGLMNLGWMILLATVIFIEKIFRHGPLIGRLVGLGLLLFGLATAVAPWFGTPTPVAPM, encoded by the coding sequence ATGTCCACGGCCCCCCTCGGGATCTCCAGGCGGCCGCAGATCGTATTGTGGCTGGTCGCGTTACTGCTGGCCGCCATCGGGTGGGCCGTCACCGCGATCCAAGCCCGGGGGATGGGGAGCATGCCGGGCATGGGGGGAATGGTGGGGGGGCCGAGTCCAGTCCTGGTCTTTCTGCCCGTCTGGGTCGCCATGATGGTGGCGATGATGTTCCCGTCGGTGGTGCCGATGCTGTCACTCTTCTCCACGATGGGCCGCCATCAGCGGAGCGCCGGTGGGTCGGCGGCGCCGACGTGGGTCTTCCTCGTCGGCTATTTAGCGGTGTGGAGTATGTTCGGGGTTGCCGCGTATCTGCTCTCCCTGGTGGTGCCCGCCGTGGGCATGGCCGCTCCCGGTCTCAGGGCACACAGCCCGCTGGTAGGGGGATTTGTGCTGGTTCTGGCCGGGGCGTATCAATGGAGCCCCTGGAAGGGCGTCTGCCTGCAACACTGCCGCTCTCCATTGGCGTTCATGCTCCAGTCGTGGCGCGCTGGCTACGGCGGCGCGTTTTTCATGGGGGTCTCCCACGGCGCCTACTGCGTGGGGTGCTGTTGGGGACTGATGGTGGTGTTGTTCGCGGTGGGGTTGATGAATCTGGGGTGGATGATTCTGCTGGCGACCGTGATCTTCATCGAGAAGATCTTCCGGCACGGTCCACTCATTGGCCGGTTGGTGGGCCTCGGTCTTCTTCTCTTTGGCCTGGCCACCGCGGTCGCACCCTGGTTTGGAACGCCGACCCCCGTGGCACCAATGTGA
- a CDS encoding DUF1326 domain-containing protein, which translates to MAWRLKGTYFESCNCNMVCPCSTSGLTMPADNERCRVVLVFHVASGDVEGVDVSNLTVAVLADTPRQMLDGQWRVGVFMDSTASSKQAEKLGAVFSGKLGGPMAGLAPLIGEMLGVEVVPIEYRDDGRRHRVKIGNAAAIEIEDFVPPGSPTGEVSKITGAFHPANSTLTIAKTTTARVKAFGLEFSNDGKNGHSAPFSWAA; encoded by the coding sequence ATGGCGTGGCGCCTCAAAGGGACGTACTTTGAAAGTTGCAACTGCAACATGGTCTGCCCATGTAGCACCTCCGGCCTGACGATGCCCGCGGACAACGAGCGCTGCCGGGTCGTGCTGGTGTTCCACGTCGCCTCGGGCGATGTCGAGGGGGTGGACGTGAGCAACCTCACCGTGGCCGTATTGGCCGACACCCCACGGCAGATGCTCGATGGGCAGTGGCGCGTGGGTGTGTTCATGGATTCGACCGCCTCCTCCAAACAGGCGGAGAAGCTCGGTGCCGTGTTCTCGGGGAAACTCGGTGGCCCGATGGCCGGCCTGGCGCCGTTGATCGGGGAGATGTTGGGAGTGGAGGTTGTGCCCATCGAGTACCGGGACGACGGGCGCCGGCACCGGGTGAAGATCGGCAACGCCGCGGCGATTGAGATCGAGGACTTCGTGCCGCCGGGGAGTCCCACCGGCGAGGTGTCCAAAATCACGGGAGCGTTCCATCCGGCGAACTCGACCCTCACCATTGCCAAGACGACAACGGCGCGAGTGAAGGCGTTCGGGTTGGAGTTTTCCAACGATGGAAAGAACGGCCACTCTGCTCCGTTTTCGTGGGCCGCATGA
- a CDS encoding amino acid ABC transporter permease, which translates to MWHWPAFFGNLVSPYLLAGAWTTLWLSTASMAIGLCCGMIAALMRLSSKPILNLPAFFYIWLMRGTPVLVQLIIIFTALPQIGIRLNVVQSALLGLGLNEGAYLAEIIRSGILAVPKGQFDAARSVGMPYPMMMRLIVFPQALRVIVPPLGNTFNSLLKTSSLASVISMDELLRRSEVLIQLRFEVLEILMVAALYYLVFTTVWGLIQSRIEAYFSRSVAPYHGSRPGPTGRTPGMVEQIEQSLLAHDAQ; encoded by the coding sequence ATGTGGCACTGGCCGGCATTCTTCGGCAACCTGGTCAGTCCGTATCTGCTGGCCGGCGCGTGGACGACGCTCTGGCTGTCCACCGCCTCGATGGCGATCGGCCTGTGTTGCGGGATGATCGCCGCCCTGATGCGCCTCTCCAGCAAGCCGATCCTCAACCTGCCGGCCTTCTTCTATATCTGGCTGATGCGGGGGACCCCGGTCCTGGTCCAGCTGATCATCATCTTCACGGCGCTCCCCCAGATCGGGATCAGGCTGAACGTCGTCCAATCGGCGTTGCTCGGCCTCGGCCTGAACGAGGGGGCCTACCTGGCGGAGATCATCCGCAGCGGGATTCTCGCCGTGCCGAAAGGGCAGTTCGACGCCGCCCGATCGGTCGGCATGCCCTATCCGATGATGATGCGCCTGATCGTGTTCCCGCAGGCGCTTCGGGTGATCGTCCCGCCGCTCGGCAACACATTTAACAGCCTGCTGAAGACGTCCTCGCTGGCCTCCGTGATCTCGATGGACGAGCTGCTGCGGCGCAGCGAAGTGCTGATCCAGCTGCGGTTCGAGGTCCTGGAGATCCTGATGGTGGCGGCGCTCTACTACCTCGTGTTCACGACGGTGTGGGGCTTGATCCAATCCCGCATCGAGGCCTACTTCTCGCGCAGCGTGGCCCCCTATCACGGCTCGCGCCCGGGTCCGACGGGGCGGACGCCGGGTATGGTGGAGCAGATCGAGCAGTCGCTGCTCGCCCACGATGCCCAATAG
- a CDS encoding CsgG/HfaB family protein, protein MRRVVSVVGALMLALALVMPPGHAQTPRKSIMVVDFADRAGGWQNTREAVTTRVISKLRDDQSLRVLPRERVQEALQQAKVETAGMIDPEDAQTVAKTLAADFVIMGEVTSFDQQRTGGCLPIVGCTYTDTATVSIHGKVLDASTGQMVAEPKADVKKQTGSTSVWVGWGNVSLDNFDGQLIGKATLEAVDKFVGAVKPKLN, encoded by the coding sequence ATGAGGCGAGTCGTTTCCGTGGTGGGGGCACTGATGCTCGCCCTGGCGCTCGTGATGCCGCCCGGTCATGCCCAGACTCCTCGGAAGTCCATCATGGTCGTGGATTTTGCAGATCGGGCGGGCGGGTGGCAAAACACCCGGGAGGCGGTGACGACCCGGGTCATCAGCAAGCTGCGTGACGATCAGTCGCTGAGAGTGCTCCCGCGGGAGCGCGTTCAGGAGGCCCTCCAGCAGGCCAAGGTGGAGACGGCCGGGATGATCGACCCGGAGGACGCCCAGACGGTGGCCAAAACGCTCGCGGCAGACTTTGTGATCATGGGGGAAGTCACGTCGTTTGACCAACAGCGCACGGGCGGGTGCCTTCCCATCGTCGGGTGCACCTATACCGACACGGCAACGGTCAGCATCCACGGGAAGGTCCTGGACGCGTCGACCGGACAGATGGTGGCTGAACCCAAGGCCGACGTCAAGAAACAGACGGGCAGCACCTCGGTGTGGGTCGGATGGGGGAATGTCAGCCTCGACAACTTCGACGGACAACTCATCGGAAAAGCCACCTTGGAGGCGGTGGACAAGTTCGTTGGGGCGGTGAAGCCGAAACTGAACTGA
- a CDS encoding acyl-CoA dehydrogenase family protein, with translation MDFRLTPRQRELQDRAREAVERVVAPVASGVLPGQKLTPDQLRGIYAGLRPLGYLGSTVPESAGGAGMTNVDYGLLLEALAHGPVLLGEVVLPRLVHRLGNADQQRRWLGPLLAGDWISTSAITEPQAGSDVRGIRTAIVRAADGLRLRGRKKWIKLGGVSDLMAVLIVTDPERGAAAGTSRIVVERARSPWQAVEVEGVGMRNLSWAEIIFDDVPVDAGNLLGSPGEGTEAFYRGIEASRAFVAIEAVGIADHALSIAKAYVRERSAFGRPLAKFQDIQGRLADAAAELDAARLLSLRALALLDAGERCPLEASMAKAYATEAAVRVCGDAMDCMGAHGLSQEAGVEECWRTARMLTVIDGTSAIQRLIVGRELLGEAAFV, from the coding sequence GTGGACTTCCGCCTCACTCCCCGGCAGCGGGAACTGCAGGACCGCGCACGCGAGGCGGTGGAGCGGGTCGTCGCGCCCGTCGCCTCCGGGGTGCTCCCCGGGCAGAAGCTGACGCCCGACCAGCTCCGCGGGATCTACGCGGGCCTGCGCCCCCTGGGCTACCTCGGCAGCACGGTCCCCGAGTCCGCCGGCGGAGCGGGGATGACGAACGTCGACTACGGCCTGCTGCTCGAGGCCCTGGCGCACGGTCCGGTCCTGCTCGGCGAGGTGGTGCTGCCGCGTCTCGTCCACCGCCTCGGCAACGCCGACCAGCAGCGCCGCTGGCTCGGCCCACTGCTGGCGGGAGACTGGATCTCCACCTCCGCGATCACCGAGCCGCAGGCCGGGAGCGACGTGCGTGGCATCCGGACCGCCATCGTCCGCGCCGCCGACGGGCTGCGCCTCCGGGGGCGCAAGAAGTGGATCAAGCTCGGCGGCGTCTCCGACCTCATGGCGGTGCTGATCGTGACGGACCCGGAGCGCGGCGCCGCCGCCGGCACGAGCCGGATCGTCGTGGAGCGCGCGCGTTCGCCCTGGCAGGCGGTCGAGGTCGAGGGGGTGGGGATGCGTAACCTCAGCTGGGCGGAGATCATCTTCGACGACGTCCCCGTCGACGCCGGGAACCTGCTGGGGAGCCCGGGGGAGGGCACCGAGGCGTTCTACCGCGGGATCGAGGCCTCCCGCGCCTTCGTCGCGATCGAGGCGGTGGGCATCGCCGACCACGCCCTCTCCATCGCCAAGGCCTACGTCCGCGAGCGCAGCGCCTTCGGCCGGCCCCTCGCCAAGTTCCAGGACATCCAAGGGAGGCTGGCCGATGCCGCCGCCGAACTGGACGCGGCGCGCCTCCTCTCCCTGCGCGCGCTGGCCCTCCTCGACGCCGGGGAGCGCTGCCCGCTCGAAGCCTCCATGGCCAAGGCGTACGCCACCGAGGCGGCGGTGCGGGTGTGCGGTGACGCCATGGACTGCATGGGAGCCCACGGGCTCTCCCAGGAGGCCGGGGTCGAGGAGTGCTGGCGGACCGCGCGGATGCTGACGGTGATCGACGGCACCTCGGCCATTCAGCGCCTCATCGTCGGACGCGAGCTCCTGGGGGAGGCCGCCTTTGTCTAG
- a CDS encoding pyridoxal-phosphate dependent enzyme produces MGSPASLDVTYEYGERVIPQLTTGGVHRLWDYHTLLPIVDERAVVTLGEGATPLVGLPTIADKMGASSVWVKHEAVNPTHSFKDRTNAVTVASAVQFGFEKILCTSTGNHGVSLAAYAARAGLRCLVLLSPGAPATAVREIRYFGAGAVTVPDGAVTPLMADLVRQHRWYVAQRNSPGAGGRPTGNPFGLEGYKTMAYEIFHQLGGTVPDEVFIPVAGGDGAWGLYKGFHELARLGLAPAVPRIIACQSAAGAPLEPAWRLNLPHVEPVSTGPSDARSIVDRQSGEHALLAVRRSNGRALALTDTALRTAQEHLRRVGLCVELSSAAPLAGLRVLHPEGTNAGGPTIVLIATGAGLRWPATFEPIDKSEPPVAETVDALKELISV; encoded by the coding sequence GTGGGATCTCCGGCATCGCTCGATGTCACGTATGAGTACGGAGAACGCGTGATCCCCCAGCTTACCACCGGCGGGGTCCACCGGCTCTGGGACTACCACACCCTCCTGCCGATCGTCGATGAACGCGCGGTTGTCACGCTGGGAGAGGGCGCCACTCCCTTGGTGGGCCTGCCAACAATCGCCGATAAAATGGGAGCCTCCTCTGTCTGGGTCAAGCACGAGGCCGTGAATCCTACGCACTCCTTCAAAGACAGGACGAACGCGGTCACCGTCGCCTCGGCCGTTCAATTCGGATTCGAGAAAATCTTGTGCACTTCGACTGGGAACCATGGCGTGTCGCTCGCCGCGTACGCCGCTCGTGCCGGCCTGCGGTGCCTGGTTCTCCTCTCCCCGGGTGCCCCCGCGACCGCGGTCAGAGAGATTCGCTACTTCGGAGCGGGCGCGGTGACCGTGCCCGATGGGGCGGTCACTCCCCTCATGGCCGACCTGGTGCGACAACACCGCTGGTACGTCGCCCAGCGAAACTCGCCCGGCGCGGGTGGGCGGCCGACCGGTAACCCCTTCGGGCTGGAGGGGTACAAGACCATGGCGTATGAGATCTTTCATCAGTTGGGGGGGACGGTCCCCGACGAAGTGTTTATTCCCGTGGCCGGCGGCGATGGCGCCTGGGGGTTGTACAAGGGGTTTCACGAACTCGCCCGCCTCGGGCTCGCCCCCGCCGTGCCGAGAATCATCGCGTGTCAGTCCGCGGCGGGCGCACCGCTCGAGCCGGCGTGGCGTCTGAACCTCCCCCACGTCGAGCCGGTCTCCACCGGTCCTTCAGACGCCCGATCCATTGTCGACCGACAGTCGGGGGAGCACGCTCTGCTGGCCGTTCGGCGGTCGAACGGACGTGCCCTGGCCCTCACCGATACCGCCTTGCGGACGGCCCAAGAGCACCTGCGGCGCGTCGGCCTCTGCGTGGAACTGTCTTCGGCCGCTCCGCTCGCCGGACTGAGGGTCCTCCACCCGGAGGGGACGAATGCCGGAGGTCCGACCATCGTCCTCATCGCCACCGGGGCGGGTCTGCGCTGGCCCGCGACCTTCGAGCCGATCGACAAGAGCGAGCCGCCCGTCGCGGAGACCGTTGACGCGCTGAAGGAGCTGATTTCCGTGTGA
- a CDS encoding amino acid ABC transporter ATP-binding protein: MPPSPKGADARDAVLEVADVHKFFGRQHVLKGISMRVSKGEVVVIVGPSGGGKSTFLRIINHLERADQGWVKVGGHLIGYREAGGRLVELSETRIAKHRSEIGMVFQQFNLFAHLTALENITVAPVNVLRVARRTAVDDARRLLALVGLSDKASAYPEQLSGGQQQRVAIARALAIHPKLMLFDEPTSALDPEMVTEVLDVMLKLSRDGMTMVVVTHEIGFARATADRVAFMEGGRIVEENMPDRFFANPENERTRQFLSKVLR; this comes from the coding sequence ATGCCGCCGTCTCCTAAGGGCGCGGACGCTCGGGACGCCGTGCTCGAGGTCGCGGACGTCCACAAGTTCTTCGGGCGCCAGCACGTGCTGAAGGGCATCAGCATGCGGGTCAGCAAGGGCGAGGTGGTGGTGATCGTCGGCCCGAGCGGCGGCGGCAAGAGCACGTTCCTCCGGATCATCAACCACCTGGAACGGGCCGACCAGGGATGGGTCAAGGTCGGCGGGCATCTGATCGGCTATCGCGAAGCGGGCGGCCGCCTGGTCGAACTGTCGGAAACGAGGATCGCCAAGCACCGCAGCGAGATCGGGATGGTCTTTCAGCAGTTCAACCTCTTCGCCCACCTGACCGCGCTCGAAAACATCACCGTCGCGCCGGTGAACGTGCTCAGGGTCGCCCGCCGGACCGCGGTCGACGACGCCCGGCGGCTGCTCGCTCTGGTGGGCCTTTCCGACAAGGCGAGCGCCTATCCCGAGCAGCTGTCCGGCGGCCAGCAGCAGCGCGTGGCGATCGCCCGGGCGCTGGCCATCCACCCCAAGCTCATGCTGTTCGACGAGCCGACCTCCGCCCTCGATCCCGAGATGGTGACCGAAGTCCTCGACGTGATGCTCAAGCTGTCCCGGGACGGGATGACGATGGTCGTCGTCACGCACGAGATCGGGTTCGCCCGCGCCACCGCCGACCGGGTGGCCTTCATGGAGGGAGGACGGATCGTGGAGGAAAATATGCCGGATCGGTTCTTCGCCAATCCCGAGAACGAGCGCACGCGGCAGTTCCTGAGCAAGGTCCTGCGGTGA
- a CDS encoding enoyl-CoA hydratase/isomerase family protein: MAPEARYETIALSHDGGVSRLTLNRPPLNLVTSTLLEEVIAALDLLEQRGETRAVILTGAGDRAFCAGADLGEESRGGGDGGYRFRKRGQALVDRLETFPKPTVAGIRGWCIGGGTALAWPCDIRLASTTTKFRTADVYLGLVPSWGMGFVRLVHYVGRNRAMDMLLLGEDVGAEEALRMGLVSRVVPDDRFDAELARIALRLAGSAPIAVRAVKEAIRAQYRDGYDRAKVLEESWADLVAATDDAHEGVAAFKEKRRPAFKGR, translated from the coding sequence ATGGCGCCGGAGGCCCGCTACGAGACGATCGCGCTCTCGCACGACGGGGGCGTGTCTCGGCTCACGCTCAACCGGCCCCCGCTCAACCTGGTCACCTCGACCCTGCTGGAGGAGGTCATCGCGGCCCTCGACCTCCTCGAGCAGCGGGGGGAGACCCGGGCGGTGATCCTGACCGGCGCGGGGGACCGCGCGTTCTGCGCCGGCGCCGACCTGGGCGAGGAGTCGCGCGGGGGAGGGGACGGCGGGTACCGGTTCCGGAAGCGCGGCCAGGCGCTCGTCGATCGGCTCGAGACGTTTCCGAAGCCGACCGTGGCCGGGATTCGGGGTTGGTGCATCGGCGGCGGGACCGCGCTGGCCTGGCCGTGCGACATCCGGCTGGCCTCCACCACGACGAAGTTCCGGACCGCCGATGTCTACCTCGGCCTCGTCCCCTCCTGGGGGATGGGCTTCGTCCGGCTCGTGCACTACGTCGGGCGCAACCGAGCGATGGACATGCTCCTCCTCGGCGAGGATGTGGGCGCGGAGGAGGCGCTGCGGATGGGCCTGGTCAGCCGGGTGGTGCCGGACGATCGCTTCGACGCCGAACTCGCCCGCATCGCGCTTCGGCTGGCCGGCTCGGCGCCGATCGCCGTGCGGGCGGTGAAGGAGGCGATCCGCGCGCAGTACCGCGATGGGTACGACCGCGCCAAGGTCCTCGAGGAAAGCTGGGCCGACCTCGTGGCGGCGACCGACGACGCGCACGAAGGGGTGGCGGCGTTCAAGGAAAAGCGCCGCCCGGCCTTCAAGGGTCGCTAG
- a CDS encoding ABC transporter substrate-binding protein, with the protein MVGKRLIPVGGVVALLVLMVLGSGSVPVASGAPNCPPKVAHPPLVQTGTLIGAINPTVPPIQYVDKDGKIVGLDVDLGNEVAKRLCLTMQFWSLQFATMIPGLKDGRFDMIDSFMFYTEERAAQVIMIPYGASTLAILVPRSDTDKITGPKDFSGKKFGVELGTVDANDATKADQDLKAEGKPGIEVHTFANYSDVLQALRAGQVDAAFVGTEEAYYYQRQGQTFFRVALTGYDPHAEALAFKDRDLADRVAGVLNQMKQDGSLDRIFAPYHHCLLPGPYQVTTGPLPPPACQSTGG; encoded by the coding sequence ATGGTAGGGAAACGGTTGATTCCTGTTGGTGGCGTGGTGGCACTGCTGGTCCTGATGGTCCTGGGGAGCGGGTCCGTGCCGGTGGCGAGCGGCGCGCCGAACTGTCCGCCCAAGGTCGCGCATCCCCCGCTCGTCCAGACCGGCACGCTGATCGGCGCGATCAACCCCACGGTGCCGCCGATCCAGTACGTCGACAAGGACGGGAAGATCGTCGGCCTGGACGTCGACCTCGGAAACGAGGTCGCCAAGCGCCTCTGCCTGACCATGCAGTTCTGGAGCCTGCAGTTCGCGACGATGATCCCCGGCCTCAAGGACGGCCGGTTCGACATGATCGACTCCTTCATGTTCTACACCGAGGAGCGGGCGGCTCAGGTCATCATGATCCCGTACGGCGCGAGCACCTTGGCGATCCTGGTGCCGCGGTCCGACACCGACAAGATCACGGGACCGAAGGACTTTTCCGGGAAGAAGTTCGGCGTCGAACTCGGCACCGTGGATGCGAACGACGCGACGAAGGCCGACCAGGACCTGAAGGCCGAGGGCAAACCGGGGATCGAGGTCCACACCTTCGCCAATTACTCCGATGTGCTGCAGGCGCTGCGGGCCGGCCAGGTGGACGCCGCGTTCGTCGGCACGGAGGAGGCCTACTACTACCAGCGGCAGGGACAGACGTTCTTCCGCGTCGCCCTCACCGGGTACGATCCGCACGCGGAGGCCCTGGCCTTCAAGGACCGCGACCTCGCCGATCGGGTGGCGGGGGTGCTGAACCAAATGAAGCAGGACGGCTCCCTGGACAGGATCTTCGCGCCGTACCACCATTGCCTCTTGCCGGGCCCCTACCAGGTCACGACCGGCCCGCTGCCGCCCCCAGCCTGCCAAAGCACGGGCGGGTAG
- a CDS encoding cupin domain-containing protein gives MAGFSPRWVTRVTEEDFRPLTAKPEADPREEGFTCNLISRVRSGSEDLRITYCRMLPHQYHIRHHHPNAAEFYFVIAGTCAVYLGGEVVSASPGTCIYIPANTVHAVRNESESVCELLAGFNRPEYAECGLVYDE, from the coding sequence ATGGCCGGCTTTTCGCCGCGGTGGGTCACCCGCGTCACGGAAGAGGACTTCCGGCCCCTGACGGCCAAGCCCGAGGCGGACCCGCGAGAGGAAGGCTTCACCTGCAATCTGATCTCTCGGGTGCGGAGCGGATCCGAGGATCTCCGTATCACCTACTGCCGGATGCTGCCCCACCAATACCATATCCGCCACCACCATCCGAATGCCGCCGAGTTCTATTTCGTGATCGCGGGGACGTGCGCCGTGTACCTCGGGGGGGAAGTGGTGTCCGCGTCCCCGGGGACGTGCATCTACATTCCGGCGAACACCGTGCACGCCGTCCGCAACGAGTCGGAGAGCGTCTGCGAGTTGCTCGCCGGCTTCAACCGCCCGGAGTACGCTGAGTGCGGGCTGGTCTACGATGAGTAG
- a CDS encoding succinylglutamate desuccinylase/aspartoacylase family protein: MAIRVSEWVDVDKLATGSRHAFDFAITHFADGSSLTVPVQVAIGSRRRPRCVAIAGIHGDEPEGMLALLDFWRGCDPTILRGTVILIPVANSPAFAAHQRRSPVDGLDLNRIFPGNAEGTPSERLAYHLIHDIVAGADFVFTLHSWFATGMVSPYAELPEGTGTIAQRSRDAAVAAGFTRLREGGWIPGVLGTTAVELGVPVIEAEIGGGGRTCAENRRTYEQHFVRLLQHLGILEGTPPPNPVPEFYDRGMLYAPTGGMLRLRVSPGERVEAGAGLAAITDLHGEPLVEMRAPYAGLVAAVRQFVSVNPGELVIALFPRRR; the protein is encoded by the coding sequence ATGGCGATCCGTGTCTCGGAATGGGTCGATGTCGACAAATTGGCCACCGGGTCCCGCCACGCCTTCGATTTCGCCATCACACACTTCGCCGATGGGTCCTCGCTCACGGTTCCGGTCCAGGTGGCGATCGGGTCGCGGCGACGCCCCCGGTGTGTTGCGATCGCGGGGATCCATGGTGACGAACCGGAAGGGATGCTGGCGCTATTGGACTTCTGGCGCGGATGCGACCCAACGATTCTGCGGGGCACAGTCATCCTCATTCCCGTTGCCAACTCTCCCGCCTTTGCGGCGCACCAGCGCCGCAGCCCCGTGGACGGCTTGGATCTCAATCGCATCTTTCCCGGCAATGCCGAAGGGACGCCGTCCGAACGCCTGGCCTACCACCTCATCCACGACATCGTTGCGGGGGCAGACTTTGTCTTTACGCTCCACAGCTGGTTCGCTACCGGGATGGTGAGCCCGTACGCAGAGCTTCCGGAGGGGACCGGGACGATCGCCCAACGGAGCCGGGACGCCGCCGTGGCCGCCGGGTTCACGCGGCTCCGCGAAGGCGGCTGGATCCCGGGGGTCCTCGGAACCACCGCAGTGGAATTGGGCGTGCCGGTGATCGAGGCGGAGATCGGCGGCGGGGGCCGCACATGCGCGGAGAATCGCCGAACATACGAACAACACTTCGTGCGGCTGCTTCAGCATCTGGGCATTCTCGAGGGAACGCCACCTCCGAACCCCGTGCCGGAGTTCTACGATCGGGGGATGCTGTATGCTCCAACGGGGGGGATGCTCCGACTTCGAGTATCGCCGGGGGAGCGCGTCGAAGCCGGCGCAGGACTCGCCGCCATTACGGACCTTCACGGCGAACCGCTCGTGGAGATGCGCGCGCCCTATGCCGGCCTCGTGGCCGCGGTCCGTCAATTCGTCTCGGTTAACCCCGGAGAACTCGTCATTGCCCTCTTCCCTCGTCGCAGATAA